Proteins encoded in a region of the Amia ocellicauda isolate fAmiCal2 chromosome 19, fAmiCal2.hap1, whole genome shotgun sequence genome:
- the hectd3 gene encoding E3 ubiquitin-protein ligase HECTD3 — MSPGDNPHILLGRIRFLIECIECFRNSKPIPESLCFVPKEVCYKICKDSSFSSGAASCASSGNSSVGKTLVSVWESPSQAQQSKKLCKFNIEPKKGTCIRTTGEEYCNNYGLWVKINKEQLEEHKNGLDVDEGWILVCKHMDGGDRLVPVESAETVSRQQQLFGYDYKAFTRWEQVVDAEYGLHLGSRPKVTERDEAAVQKLRHVPPTWTFECDEDLVHYFYDHIGKEDENLGSVKQCVESIDVSSCSEDPSGGAGCLTDGDTDTYWESDGMQGQHWIRLHMKKGTVVKKLILTVDSTDDNYMPKRITVFGGEGDNLKKVSDVNIDENLIGEVCVLEDMTSHLPVIEIRIVECRDEGIDVRIRGLKIKSSRERDLGLNADMFQSPNLVRYPRLEGTHPDVLYRRAIVIQRFISMLDSLLPHLVPSWDYTMGTFNHLKHIKQFLLLSKRRSALITQCLKDSETSKPNLMPRLYINRRLAMEHRDNPSLDPSCKNAVFTQVYEGLKPSDKYEKTLDYRWPVRYDQWWECKFISEGIIDQGGGFRDSLADMSEELCPSSAECPVPLPFCTRTSNQGTGEARDCYVPNPSCREFHKYEWIGQLMGAALRGKDFLVLALPGIVWKQLMGEAVSWSKDFPAVDSVLVKLLDAIDNMDKETFEFKFGQELTYTTLLSDGRMVELVPGGASTVVKHEDRKEFIRLVQKARLEENREQIAAMQGGLLKVVPQAVLDLLTWQELEKKVCGDPEITVEALKRLTRYEDLEQSDVRVQYLWEALTNFTNEDRSRFLRFVTGRSRLPAPIYIFPDKQGTETTDALPQSSTCSSTLYLPNYPSAKVCEEKLRYAAYNCVAIDTDMSPWEE; from the exons ATGTCACCCGGCGACAACCCCCACATCCTTCTGGGGAGAATTCGCTTTTTAATCGAGTGCATTGAGTGTTTTAGAAATAGCAAGCCGATCCCGGAGAGCCTGTGCTTCGTGCCCAAGGAAGTCTGCTACAAAATCTGCAAGGACTCGTCGTTCAGCTCCGGCGCCGCGTCGTGTGCGTCCAGTGGAAACTCGTCGGTGGGAAAGACCCTGGTCTCGGTGTGGGAGAGCCCGTCCCAGGCTCAACAGAGTAAGAAACTATGCAAGTTCAACATCGAGCCCAAGAAAGGGACGTGCATCAGGACTACGGGAGAGGAGTATTGCAACAACTACGGCCTGTGGGTCAAAATCAACAAG GAGCAGCTGGAGGAGCACAAGAACGGCCTGGATGTGGACGAGGGCTGGATCCTGGTGTGTAAGCACATGGACGGAGGGGACAGGCTGGTGCCGGTGGAGTCCGCCGAGACTGTCAGCAGGCAGCAGCAGCTCTTCGGATACGACTACAAAGCCTTTACCAG GTGGGAGCAGGTGGTGGATGCAGAGTACGGCCTACACCTGGGCTCCAGACCCAAGGTGACGGAGCGCGATGAGGCTGCTGTTCAGAAACTCAG ACATGTGCCCCCCACCTGGACGTTTGAGTGCGACGAGGACTTGGTCCACTATTTCTACGACCACATCGGCAAGGAGGACGAGAACCTGGGCAGTGTGAAGCAGTGTGTGGAGAGCATCGACGTCTCGTCCTGCTCG GAAGACCCCAGCGGTGGTGCTGGGTGCCTGACCGACGGGGACACTGACACGTACTGGGAGAGCGACGGGATGCAGGGCCAGCACTGGATTCGCCTGCACATGAAGAAGGGCACTGTAGTTAA aAAGCTGATTTTAACAGTCGATTCGACAGATGACAACTACATGCCCAAGAGAATCACTGTGTTTGGGGGTGAAGGAGACAACCTGAAGAAAGTCAGTGATGTTAATATAGATGA GAATTTAATTGGGGAGGTGTGTGTTCTGGAAGACATGACATCACATTTGCCAGTAATTGAAATCCGAATAGTGGAGTGTAGAG ATGAAGGGATCGATGTGCGAATCAGAGGGTTAAAGATCAAGTCCTCCCGGGAGCGGGACCTGGGCCTGAATGCAGACATGTTCCAGTCCCCTAACCTGGTGCGATACCCACGGCTGGAGGGCACACACCCTGACGTGCTGTACAGGAGAGCCATCGTCATCCAGAG GTTCATCTCCATGTTGGACAGTCTGCTCCCTCATCTGGTACCTTCATGGGATTACACCATGGGCACCTTCAACCATCTTAAA CACATCAAGCAGTTCCTACTGCTGTCCAAGCGCCGCTCGGCCCTCATCACACAGTGCCTGAAGGACTCGGAGACCAGTAAGCCCAACTTAATGCCCCGGCTGTACATCAACCGGcgcctggccatggaacaccgCGACAACCCCTCCCTGGACCCCAGCTGTAAGAACGCAGTCTTCACCCAG GTATATGAGGGCCTGAAACCTTCTGATAAGTATGAGAAGACCCTAGATtacag GTGGCCGGTGCGTTACGACCAGTGGTGGGAATGCAAATTCATCTCGGAGGGAATCATAGACCAAG GTGGTGGATTCAGAGACAGCCTGGCTGACATGTCGGAGGAGTTGTGCCCGAGTTCTGCAGAGTGTCCAGTGCCTTTACCCttctgcacaaggacttccaACCAG GGCACTGGGGAGGCCCGGGACTGCTACGTGCCCAACCCGTCCTGCCGGGAGTTTCACAAGTACGAGTGGATTGGCCAGCTGATGGGCGCTGCGCTCAGAGGGAAGGACTTTCTA GTGCTGGCTCTGCCAGGTATCGTGTGGAAGCAACTGATGGGAGAAGCGGTGAGCTGGAGTAAGGATTTTCCAGCTGTTGATTCTGTGCTG GTGAAGTTGCTGGACGCCATAGACAACATGGACAAGGAGACCTTTGAGTTCAAGTTCGGCCAAGAGCTGACCTACACCACGCTGCTGAGCGATGGGAGGATGGTGGAGCTGGTTCCCGGAGGGGCAAGTACTGTGGTCAAGCACGAGGATCGCAAGGAGTTCATACGACTGGTGCAGAAGGCCCGACTGGAGGAGAACAGAGAGCAG ATCGCGGCGATGCAGGGCGGGCTGTTGAAAGTAGTGCCCCAGGCTGTGCTGGACCTCCTGACCTGGCAGGAACTGGAGAAGAAAGTGTGTGGAGACCCCGAGATCACCGTGGAGGCTCTGAAACGCCTCA CACGATACGAGGATCTGGAGCAGTCTGATGTCCGAGTGCAGTATTTGTGGGAGGCACTAACTAACTTTACCAATG AGGATCGCAGCCGATTCCTGCGGTTTGTAACGGGTCGAAGTCGCCTTCCAGCCCCAATCTACATCTTCCCTGATAAACAAGG AACTGAAACCACAGATGCCCTTCCGCAGTCGTCCACCTGCTCCAGTACTCTTTATCTGCCCAACTATCCCAG TGCGAAGGTCTGTGAGGAGAAGCTGCGCTATGCTGCTTACAACTGCGTGGCGATAGACACTGACATGAGCCCCTGGGAGGAGTGA
- the urod gene encoding uroporphyrinogen decarboxylase, with product MDKDNHILPKDFPELQNDCFLRAARGEETTCVPVWCMRQAGRYLPEFRESRAGKDFFETCRSPEACCELTLQPLRRFPFDAAIIFSDILVVPQALGMDVQMVPGKGPTFPEPLKEPEDLLRLRTTVDVSAELGYVFKAITLTRHKLEGKVPLIGFTGAPWTLMTYMIEGGGSNTMSKAKRWLYRHPEASHRLLVQLTDVIVEYLLGQVAAGAQALQVFESHAGCLGPAQFNEFALPYLRTIARKVKEKLKEAGLDDVPMIVFAKDGHYALEDLSQSQYEVVGLDWTIDPQAARKRAGGRVSLQGNLDPCALYAPKEKIGEMVKMMLEGFGTQRYIANLGHGLYPDMDPEHVGAFVEAVHSHSRQLCQLK from the exons ATGGACAAGGACAATCACATTCT CCCAAAGGACTTCCCAGAGCTGCAGAATGACTGTTTCCTGCGCGCAGCACGGGGCGAGGAGACCACGTGTGTCCCAGTGTGGTGTATGAGGCAAGCTGGCCGCTACCTTCCAG AGTTCCGGGAGTCCAGAGCAGGCAAGGACTTCTTCGAGACGTGCCGCTCCCCCGAGGCCTGCTGTGAGCTCACACTACAG CCCTTAAGACGTTTCCCATTTGATGCAGCAATCATCTTCTCCGATATCTTGGTGGTTCCTCAG GCTCTGGGTATGGATGTGCAGATGGTTCCTGGGAAAGGCCCCACGTTCCCAGAGCCCCTGAAGGAACCGGAGGACCTCCTCCGTCTGCGGACCACAGTGGACGTGTCAGCAGAGCTGGGCTACGTCTTCAAGGCCATCACGTTGACCCGCCACAAGCTGGAGGGCAAGGTCCCCCTCATCGGCTTCACTGGAGCACCG TGGACACTGATGACCTACATGATCGAGGGTGGAGGCTCCAACACCATGTCCAAGGCCAAGCGCTGGCTGTATCGCCACCCGGAGGCCAGCCACCGCCTGCTGGTGCAGCTCACGGACGTCATCGTGGAGTACCTGCTGGGACAGGTGGCAGCGGGGGCACAG gcTCTGCAGGTGTTCGAGTCCCACGCTGGCTGCCTCGGTCCGGCGCAGTTTAACGAGTTTGCCCTGCCTTACCTGCGGACGATCGCTCGGAAAGTGAAGGAGAAGCTGAAGGAAGCGGGGCTGGATGACGTGCCCATG ATTGTGTTTGCAAAGGATGGGCACTACGCCCTGGAGGACCTCTCTCAGTCTCAGTATGAAGTGGTGGGGCTGGACTGGACCATCGACCCCCAGGCCGCTCG GAAGCGGGCAGGAGGGCGAGTGAGCTTGCAGGGAAACCTTGACCCCTGTGCTCTGTACGCCCCCAAG GAGAAGATTGGTGAGATGGTGAAGATGATGCTGGAAGGCTTTGGCACCCAGCGGTACATCGCTAACCTGGGGCATGGGCTGTACCCCGACATGGACCCAGAGCACGTGGGCGCCTTCGTGGAAGCTGTCCACTCGCACTCGCGGCAGCTCTGCCAGCTCAAATAG